One Desulfovibrio sp. UIB00 DNA window includes the following coding sequences:
- a CDS encoding metalloregulator ArsR/SmtB family transcription factor encodes MKKTSTSITSPGVHMLSYISAIRALGDENRLRILMALRLRPLCVCEITTLLGLAASTTSKHLFILRQARLIESIKNGRWVYYRLPQDPTDCVRDALALTIRELADCPQIAQDEAALPGISHNTSIHEFFKQKHIPVPADQADDTEDDAAQTAGTPA; translated from the coding sequence ATGAAAAAGACATCCACCTCCATCACGTCCCCCGGAGTACACATGCTCAGCTACATATCCGCTATCCGCGCCCTTGGCGACGAAAACCGCCTGCGCATACTCATGGCCTTGCGCCTGCGCCCTCTGTGCGTTTGCGAGATAACAACGCTCCTTGGGCTAGCAGCGTCCACCACCTCCAAACATCTGTTTATCCTACGTCAGGCGCGCTTGATCGAGAGCATCAAGAATGGCCGCTGGGTTTACTATCGCCTGCCGCAAGATCCTACAGACTGTGTGCGTGATGCGCTTGCGCTCACAATCCGCGAGCTTGCAGACTGCCCCCAAATCGCACAGGACGAAGCCGCCTTGCCGGGCATTTCGCACAACACCAGCATCCATGAATTTTTCAAGCAGAAGCATATTCCTGTGCCTGCCGATCAGGCCGACGACACTGAAGACGATGCCGCGCAAACCGCAGGCACCCCCGCATAA